The genomic segment CCGGCAGAGGGCGCACAGCGGCGGGCCATCGGGAGCGACGCCGCGGCGGCACCCCACGCATGCCGCGGGCACGAGCGCATCGAAGGCCGCGGCGGCCGCTCTGCCCACGAGACCGAGCCGGCCAGCCCACGCCACGGCCCTCACGCGGCGCTGGATCCGGCCCCGGGTTCCGGCGCCGGCCGGCTCCCGAGTTCAGCCACCGCCGCCTCCCGCATCGCTTCAAAGGGAGCCGCGCGGCCGGGGAACCACCGCTCGAGCGAGAGCGCCGCCTGGCCCACGAGCATGTCGAGTCCGCCGATGGCCCGGATTCCGAGAGAGCGCGCGTGTCGAACCCACGCGGTCTCTCCCGACGCGTACACCATGTCGAAGGCGGCGCTAAACCGCGCACCGACCGCGATCCGATCCAGCTCGAGAGGGAGCGGATCCCTGGGAGCAAGCCCGAGGCTCGTCGAATTCAGCACGAGATCGTACGTCGCACCGGCGTGCGGCGCGGCGACCACGCGCACGGTGTCGGCCACGCGGTCAGCGGCGGCCACGCGGTCGGCCTCGGGCGCGCCGGCGGCGCCGGTTGCGGCGGCGACGGCGGTCGCGTGGGCGAGCGCCCGGTCTCGCAGCTGGCGTGCCCGGGCCGGCGTCCGGTTGAGGACCTCGACGGACGACGCCCCGCCTTCGAGCAGCGCATGGACCGCCGCCCGGGCCCCGCCCCCGGCGCCCAGGAGGAGCACGCGCGCGCCCCGCGGCTCGAAACCGAAGCGGGAAAAGGCGGTGTGGAGCCCGCCGACGTCCGTGTTGTCGCCCGCGAGTTCGCCATCCAGTCGTCGCCACCAGCAGTTGCACGCCCCGGTCGCGCGGACCGCCGCGCTCGGCCGGGCGAGCGCCCGGGCCGCCCGCAGCTTGTGCGGGAGCGTCACGTTCCCGCCCGCCAGATCCGCGCTCCGCATGATGGGTCCGACCTCGTCCGGCGCGGTCCGTCGGGCGGTGTACTCCGCGTCGAGTCCAAGGACGTCGAAGGCCGCGCGGTGCATCGCGGGTGAAATCGAGTGCCTCACGGGGTCCCCGAGAAGCGCGAAACGGAGCGTCACGACCCGGACCCTTCGCGTCCTCCCCGTTCGTCTTCATCGAGCGCGTCGAAGAACCCCCGCATCGCCAGCCTCAGCAACGCCCGCGTCTCCTCGTACGTCTCGACATCGCCGCCGTAGGGATCGGGGACCCCGCCCACGCTCCGCTCGTGGTCCGCGGGCAGGAAGTCCGTCATGACGTGGATCGCCGCATCCGGAGCCAAGCGCGCCGCCGCCCGGGCGTGCGACGCCTCCATGCCGATGATCACGTCGGCCCATTCGAGCAGTTCGAGCGAGAGTTCACGGGAACGGTGCTCCGCGAGGTCGAGCCCGTGCGCGGCTGCGACCGCGATCCCGGGACCCGAGGCCGGCTGGCCGGGAAACGCGAAGGTGCCCGCCGATGCGCAGGAGACCTCCCCCCACCCCCGCGCGCCGGCTTCCGCCCGCGCGATCACCTCGGCCATCGGACTGCGGCATATGTTGCCGGTGCAGACGAAGAGGAGGTTCATCGGGACGATTCTCCGACAGGGTGCGGGGATCGGGGATGCGGCGTGAGGGCCCGGGTGACATCCGCCGCCGGCACGGCCCCCTCCCGTAGTATCTCGACTGCGTCCTCCGTCACGCGCACGAGAGTCGACGGGGTCGAGCCGGCCAGATCCCCTGCGTCGAGCCAACCCACCGCTCCCGCCTCGGACCCGATCCCCGACAGGACGGCGCGCACCTCCCCGCCCGTCCTCGCCGGGGGGCTCCCCGTCACGTTCAGACTGGTGGAAGTCAGCAGCCCGCCGGCGCGGTCGAGGAGGCGTCTCACGACCGGATGAGGGTCGACGCGCACGGCCACGCCGGTGTCGCTGCCGTCCTCCAGCACCAGAGTGAGCGGTCCCGGCCAGAAGGTATCAGCGAGCCGGCGCGCGGCGTCCGTCCACCGGACCCCGGGCAGCGCCTCGATGACCGCATCGCGGCTCGCGGCGAGCCGGATCAACGGCCCCGGCGGCCGACCCTTGATCGCGGCGATCCGCGCGTCGACCTCCGGCCGCGGCCGGCCACCCAGCCCGTACACTGTCGAGGTCGGGTGAGCCACGACCCCCCCGGCGTCGAGCAGCGCCCCCGCCCGGTCGAACGCTTCATCATCGGTCGCGAGCGCCCGGACCCGCCCGGCGGTCCCCGAAGCGCCCACCCACTCGTGCCACTTCACCACGTCGATACCCTTCCCGCCGTCTCCATGAAGTAACGAGGACCCGACACTGGTACCCACTAGTTCGCCGCGGCGATCAACCCGGCCTGAACCATGGCGCGCGCGAGCGAGAGGTCGCCCGCCGTCGTGATCTTCAGGTTCGCCGGATCTCCCTCCACAGTCGCAACGTCGATGCCGAGCCGTTCGCAGAGCAGCGCGTCGTCCGTCATGGCGGCGGCGTCCTGCGCTTCCCAGGCGCCCGCATCGTCGACCGCGTGGGTGCGGTTCAGAACCTCGGCCGGAAACCCCTGTGGCGTCTGCACGCGCCAGAGTCGCTCGCGCGGCACGGTCCCCTCGATCCAGCCTCCCTCGTCCACGCGTTTCACGGTGTCCTCCACGGCGATCACCGGTACGACCGGGCCCGCGCGAGCCCCTTCCACGACGCGGGAAACGAGCGCGGCCGACACGAACGGACGCGCCCCATCGTGCACGAGCACGGTCTGGACCTCGCCCGCCAGGGCCTCGACGCCGGCACGCACGGAATCAGCCCGAAACACCCCGCCCGGCACGACGAGAACCCCGTCCGGAAGCCATGCCGGGGGCGAGGCTGCCCGCGACGGCGAGAGCACGAGCACGACCCGATCGATGTCGGGATGGTTCACGAGCGTCCGCAGCGACCAGGCGAGCACGGGCATGCCGCAGAGGTCGACGAACTGCTTGGGCCGCGACGCGCCGAAGCGGTGTCCCTGCCCCGCCGCGACGACGACGGCGCCGACGCCGCGGACGGCTGCCGGGCCTCCCGCCGGCACTAGTCGGGTTCCGGACGGCGGCTCACGGATTCGAACGCCGTGAAGGCCTTGTGGAAATAGAGTTCGACGGTCCCCGTCGGCCCGTTGCGCTGCTTGCCCACGATGAGTTCGGCCTTCCCCGCCAATCCCCGTTCCTCCACCTCTTCCGGTTTGCGGTGCATCTCCTCGCGGAAGATGAAGAGGACGACGTCCGCATCCTGCTCGATCGCGCCCGACTCGCGAAGGTCGGAGAGCCGCGGCCGATTCCCCTCGCGCTGCTCGGGCGCCCGCGAGAGCTGGGAGAGCGCGAGGAGCGGCACGCCGACCTCCTTCGCGATCGCCTTGAGCGACCGGGAGATCGCGCTGATCTCCTGCTGGCGGTTCTCGACCCGCGCGCCGCCGGACATCAGCTGCAAGTAGTCGAGCACGACGAGCCCGACACCGACTTCCGC from the Candidatus Palauibacter polyketidifaciens genome contains:
- a CDS encoding L-threonylcarbamoyladenylate synthase, whose amino-acid sequence is MVKWHEWVGASGTAGRVRALATDDEAFDRAGALLDAGGVVAHPTSTVYGLGGRPRPEVDARIAAIKGRPPGPLIRLAASRDAVIEALPGVRWTDAARRLADTFWPGPLTLVLEDGSDTGVAVRVDPHPVVRRLLDRAGGLLTSTSLNVTGSPPARTGGEVRAVLSGIGSEAGAVGWLDAGDLAGSTPSTLVRVTEDAVEILREGAVPAADVTRALTPHPRSPHPVGESSR
- the ispD gene encoding 2-C-methyl-D-erythritol 4-phosphate cytidylyltransferase, with amino-acid sequence MPAGGPAAVRGVGAVVVAAGQGHRFGASRPKQFVDLCGMPVLAWSLRTLVNHPDIDRVVLVLSPSRAASPPAWLPDGVLVVPGGVFRADSVRAGVEALAGEVQTVLVHDGARPFVSAALVSRVVEGARAGPVVPVIAVEDTVKRVDEGGWIEGTVPRERLWRVQTPQGFPAEVLNRTHAVDDAGAWEAQDAAAMTDDALLCERLGIDVATVEGDPANLKITTAGDLSLARAMVQAGLIAAAN